In Lysinibacillus sp. FSL M8-0337, the following proteins share a genomic window:
- a CDS encoding amino acid permease, whose product MEQHQLKRELKNRHVQLIAIGGTIGTGLFLGSGKAIALAGPSIILAYLIVGIALFFVMRALGELLLSNAGYTSFTDFATEYIGPWAGYVTGWTYWFCWIMTAMADIIAVGVYVQYWFNIPQWVPAIGCLVLLLFLNLLTVKLFGELEFWFALIKVVTIVALIIIGLFMLFTGFQTTSGTVSVNNLWAHGGLFPNGIYGFLMAFQMVVFAFVGVELVGVSAAETADPKKNIPSAINKIPLRILLFYVGALTVILCINPWYEMSATSSPFVQVFSLAGIPIAAGIINFVVLTSAASAGNSGLFSTSRMLYNLGRHKQASASFAKLNKNSVPSNALVLSAIVVSIGALLSKLMPENAFSVVTTISAICFIWVWSIILISHIIYKRKNRALHEASIFKAPLTPFVNYLVLAFFAFLLVIMLISEATRTALLLTPIWFIVLFILYKSKNINNR is encoded by the coding sequence TTGGAACAACATCAGTTAAAACGAGAATTAAAAAATCGCCATGTGCAACTTATTGCAATTGGCGGAACAATTGGGACTGGCTTATTTTTAGGATCAGGTAAAGCAATTGCTTTAGCAGGGCCTTCGATTATTTTGGCTTACCTCATTGTTGGGATCGCCTTATTTTTTGTCATGCGGGCACTAGGCGAACTACTATTATCAAACGCAGGCTATACATCATTTACAGATTTCGCCACAGAGTACATCGGTCCTTGGGCTGGGTATGTTACTGGTTGGACCTACTGGTTTTGTTGGATAATGACCGCGATGGCAGATATTATTGCCGTCGGTGTCTATGTACAATATTGGTTTAATATTCCGCAATGGGTACCCGCTATTGGCTGTCTCGTACTCTTATTATTTCTTAATTTATTGACAGTAAAGCTTTTTGGAGAACTCGAATTTTGGTTTGCACTGATTAAAGTTGTAACAATTGTTGCATTAATAATTATTGGATTATTCATGCTATTTACAGGCTTTCAAACAACTTCTGGCACTGTATCAGTAAACAATCTTTGGGCACATGGCGGGCTGTTCCCGAACGGTATTTATGGCTTCCTAATGGCCTTCCAAATGGTTGTTTTTGCTTTCGTAGGGGTTGAACTAGTCGGTGTTTCTGCTGCAGAAACAGCAGATCCGAAAAAAAATATTCCATCTGCAATTAATAAAATTCCACTGCGTATTTTACTATTTTATGTAGGCGCATTAACAGTCATTTTATGCATCAACCCTTGGTATGAAATGTCTGCTACAAGCAGTCCATTCGTACAAGTATTTTCATTAGCAGGTATACCTATCGCAGCAGGTATTATCAATTTTGTTGTGCTGACATCTGCGGCTTCAGCAGGCAATAGTGGTTTATTTTCTACAAGTCGTATGCTTTATAATCTTGGCCGTCACAAGCAGGCATCCGCTTCTTTTGCTAAGCTAAATAAAAATAGTGTGCCAAGTAACGCACTTGTTCTTTCAGCAATCGTTGTATCAATAGGGGCATTACTGAGCAAGCTCATGCCAGAAAACGCTTTTAGCGTCGTGACAACAATTAGTGCTATTTGTTTTATTTGGGTATGGAGTATTATTCTAATCTCGCATATTATCTATAAACGTAAAAACCGCGCCCTCCATGAAGCGTCGATTTTTAAAGCACCATTGACACCTTTTGTGAACTACTTAGTACTTGCTTTCTTCGCGTTTTTGTTAGTAATTATGTTGATTTCCGAAGCGACTAGAACAGCGCTTTTACTAACACCTATCTGGTTTATCGTTCTTTTCATTCTTTATAAAAGCAAAAATATCAACAATAGATAA
- a CDS encoding glutaminase — MRIHHHQVEHHDSQSIGQWVEQFRPFAKEGKCASYIPALAQKDPQQLAISIIGPNSEQIVGGDVTELFTLQSVSKVVTFILACMDRGLPYVLERVDVEPTGDTFNSIIRLESHQPGKPFNPMINAGAITVSSMLDGSSPQEKVAKILLFLEQMVGKQLKVNEEVFQSEWQTANRNRSLAYYLMDSGFLDCPVEEALEVYLKQCAIEVNVSDLAMIGLVIANDGYHPQRKIQLFPKQVAKLAKALMVTCGMYNASGKFAAFIGLPAKSGVSGAIVAAVPNHASLESPFPTGCGIGIYGPAIDDIGNSVAGVKLLKHVADEWNMTIF, encoded by the coding sequence ATGCGAATACATCATCATCAAGTTGAACATCACGATAGTCAATCGATAGGGCAGTGGGTTGAGCAGTTCCGTCCCTTTGCTAAGGAAGGGAAATGTGCCAGCTATATTCCAGCTTTAGCACAAAAAGATCCACAACAACTAGCCATCTCCATTATTGGACCGAATAGTGAACAAATCGTTGGAGGAGATGTAACGGAATTATTTACCCTCCAAAGTGTTTCAAAAGTTGTAACCTTTATTTTAGCTTGTATGGACCGAGGGTTGCCGTATGTTTTAGAACGGGTAGATGTTGAGCCTACTGGGGATACGTTCAATTCGATTATTCGTCTTGAAAGTCATCAGCCTGGCAAACCTTTTAATCCGATGATTAATGCAGGAGCGATTACAGTGTCCTCGATGCTGGATGGCAGTTCGCCACAGGAGAAAGTGGCTAAAATCCTGTTGTTTTTAGAACAAATGGTTGGCAAACAGTTAAAGGTAAACGAAGAAGTGTTTCAATCTGAATGGCAAACAGCTAATCGCAATCGATCATTAGCCTACTATTTAATGGATTCGGGCTTTTTAGATTGTCCAGTTGAAGAAGCATTGGAAGTTTATTTGAAGCAATGTGCAATTGAAGTCAATGTTTCGGATTTAGCGATGATTGGCTTAGTAATCGCGAATGATGGCTATCATCCACAACGAAAAATCCAGCTCTTTCCAAAACAAGTGGCTAAATTAGCGAAAGCCCTAATGGTGACATGTGGTATGTATAATGCATCAGGTAAGTTTGCTGCTTTTATCGGTTTGCCAGCTAAAAGTGGTGTCTCTGGTGCCATTGTTGCGGCTGTTCCCAATCACGCAAGCTTAGAATCTCCTTTTCCAACTGGTTGTGGTATCGGCATTTATGGGCCAGCTATTGATGACATTGGAAATAGTGTAGCAGGTGTAAAGTTACTAAAGCATGTTGCAGATGAGTGGAATATGACGATTTTTTAA
- a CDS encoding DUF5713 family protein produces MKKLDAKFEYLSDMYEDSYYPTFLVNKIKENIMKLAHFIEEGNHTLDGVQEKLDEMTVAINELQDEFYEHDSEIETVARDSIAITVEEILQYFEIDIDIEEALRERDW; encoded by the coding sequence GTGAAAAAACTTGATGCTAAATTCGAATACTTGTCGGATATGTACGAAGATTCGTATTATCCAACGTTTTTAGTAAATAAAATTAAAGAGAATATTATGAAATTAGCCCATTTTATTGAAGAGGGCAATCATACCCTTGATGGGGTACAGGAAAAGTTGGATGAAATGACTGTAGCAATCAATGAACTACAGGATGAGTTTTATGAACACGATAGTGAAATTGAAACGGTTGCACGAGATTCAATTGCCATAACAGTAGAAGAAATTTTACAATATTTTGAGATTGATATAGATATCGAAGAAGCGTTAAGAGAACGAGATTGGTAA
- a CDS encoding DUF1629 domain-containing protein → MAYVQHHDKLLYVVDRLDSELEQYDILPTVGGKLVSLKLKKLIEKLGSDCEFIPAIIKSTETGETNDSYFVMNVLNLIPCLDHNRSDYDLLVNSRPEGPISLNFIALIPKSLNGHHVVRMKESKEEIVGSFCESLQKRKN, encoded by the coding sequence ATGGCATATGTTCAACATCATGACAAACTACTATACGTAGTAGATAGGCTCGATTCTGAGTTAGAACAATATGATATTTTACCAACTGTAGGTGGCAAGTTGGTAAGCTTAAAGCTAAAAAAGCTAATAGAAAAATTAGGTTCAGATTGTGAGTTTATTCCTGCAATTATTAAATCTACTGAAACAGGAGAAACCAATGATTCTTACTTCGTAATGAATGTTTTAAATTTAATTCCTTGTTTAGATCATAATAGGTCAGACTATGACCTACTAGTTAATTCCAGACCTGAGGGACCAATTAGTTTAAATTTTATTGCTCTTATTCCAAAATCTCTAAATGGACACCATGTAGTAAGAATGAAAGAATCAAAAGAAGAGATAGTTGGAAGTTTTTGTGAAAGCTTGCAGAAAAGAAAAAATTAA
- a CDS encoding DUF1629 domain-containing protein: protein MNIYEIKSDYDVFNFFVFKQGSKSNYLSFEGQKLGGSWDPLQLEILREKGKKEDFDASCYFDGILIVNAELKKIFEVNYGEKIEVLPVNTDRGLYYFINVTNKIKAIKNIDKMSTDEIMEMVRNKCYTFDLQIVKDQGIFRDSKMSANYFVTDSFIMLMNNNRIKGLRYEKIGHAE from the coding sequence TTGAATATTTATGAAATAAAAAGTGACTATGATGTTTTTAATTTTTTTGTATTCAAACAGGGGAGTAAGTCTAACTATTTAAGCTTTGAAGGTCAAAAGTTAGGAGGTAGTTGGGATCCTTTACAATTGGAAATATTAAGAGAAAAAGGAAAGAAAGAGGATTTTGATGCATCCTGTTATTTTGATGGAATATTAATTGTGAATGCGGAGCTTAAAAAGATATTTGAAGTGAATTATGGTGAGAAAATAGAGGTTTTGCCAGTTAATACAGATAGAGGTCTATATTACTTTATAAATGTTACCAATAAAATAAAAGCTATTAAAAATATTGATAAAATGTCCACAGACGAAATAATGGAAATGGTTAGAAATAAATGCTACACATTTGACCTTCAGATTGTAAAAGATCAAGGGATTTTCAGGGATAGTAAAATGTCAGCAAACTATTTTGTTACAGATTCCTTTATTATGTTAATGAACAATAATCGAATCAAGGGCTTACGTTATGAAAAAATTGGACATGCAGAATAG
- a CDS encoding Imm43 family immunity protein → MSYYMIVKDNVKSPIFLKGVIHESFDETKYNEGMGYEWNKIFFQKQEMPKDLWLITNNKIEFDYYEGFNGHIISSDFFTLMNQVNTLQKYVTSNLQVVSSKGKSKVKKPYYFIKYYNREDFVDYEKSEFTKRDVPENKVFDINYMVGKYQKIVLQENDRDVFCLNDLKLARYLFCSERFKQLCEEKQMKGIQFIELEDVPQYFSSYDR, encoded by the coding sequence ATGAGTTATTATATGATTGTTAAGGATAATGTAAAGTCGCCTATTTTTTTGAAGGGCGTTATTCACGAATCATTTGATGAAACAAAATACAATGAGGGAATGGGATATGAATGGAATAAAATCTTTTTTCAAAAACAAGAAATGCCAAAAGATTTATGGTTAATTACTAATAATAAAATTGAATTTGACTATTATGAGGGTTTTAATGGTCATATTATCAGTAGTGATTTTTTTACTTTGATGAATCAAGTAAATACTTTACAAAAGTATGTTACATCAAATCTACAAGTTGTTAGTTCAAAGGGAAAATCTAAAGTAAAGAAACCCTATTATTTTATTAAGTACTATAATAGAGAAGATTTCGTTGATTACGAGAAGTCAGAGTTTACAAAAAGAGATGTTCCAGAAAATAAGGTTTTTGACATAAATTATATGGTTGGAAAATATCAAAAAATTGTTCTACAAGAAAATGATAGAGACGTGTTTTGCTTAAATGACTTAAAATTAGCAAGATATCTATTTTGTTCAGAAAGGTTTAAGCAACTTTGTGAAGAAAAACAAATGAAAGGAATTCAATTTATAGAATTAGAAGATGTTCCTCAATATTTTTCTTCATATGATCGATAA
- a CDS encoding RHS repeat-associated core domain-containing protein, which yields MDVNFRKFTSINARPISLLVENASKTDALDSLVTWVFNDGFVPSAKITNKGNYSIISDYLGTPVEAYDEQGHKVWSAELDVYGRVKEFTGEKDFIPFRYQGQYEDVEIGLYYNRFRYYDPVQGNYTQVDPIGLAGGNPTLYGYVNNPNREIDLFGLARAPSQILAGNRKKAGDKISGYQAHHVITTNTWKTHQSFFDSIGMGGLRDEAFNGIMMPSNPNTLKGNSFSMIHNTQHPMYSDYVLSRVTDIADQYSLGLINEKEARTDIRKLQIELKNKIQKGHFGTVQSKKYPKCQRLG from the coding sequence ATGGATGTGAATTTTAGAAAATTCACATCCATTAATGCGAGACCCATCTCGTTATTGGTGGAGAATGCCTCGAAGACAGACGCATTAGATAGTCTCGTTACATGGGTATTCAATGATGGATTTGTCCCTTCAGCAAAAATCACGAATAAAGGCAACTACAGCATTATTAGTGATTATCTAGGAACACCCGTCGAAGCCTATGATGAACAAGGTCATAAGGTTTGGTCGGCTGAGCTTGATGTGTATGGACGAGTAAAAGAGTTTACAGGTGAGAAGGATTTCATTCCGTTTAGGTATCAAGGGCAGTATGAAGATGTAGAGATTGGCTTGTATTATAACCGATTCCGATACTATGACCCTGTGCAAGGGAATTATACGCAGGTTGACCCAATTGGGCTTGCGGGTGGGAATCCTACGTTGTATGGATATGTAAATAATCCTAATAGAGAAATTGATTTGTTTGGTTTAGCAAGAGCACCTAGCCAAATTCTTGCTGGAAATCGAAAAAAGGCTGGAGATAAAATATCAGGATATCAAGCTCACCATGTTATTACAACTAATACATGGAAAACACATCAATCCTTCTTTGATTCTATTGGTATGGGGGGATTAAGAGATGAAGCATTTAATGGTATTATGATGCCTAGCAACCCCAACACATTAAAAGGAAACTCTTTTAGTATGATTCATAATACTCAACACCCTATGTATAGTGATTATGTCTTGAGTAGGGTGACGGATATTGCGGATCAATACTCTCTGGGATTAATAAATGAAAAAGAGGCTAGGACTGATATTCGAAAATTGCAAATAGAATTGAAAAACAAAATACAGAAGGGGCACTTTGGTACTGTGCAATCTAAGAAATATCCTAAGTGTCAAAGATTAGGGTGA
- a CDS encoding SMI1/KNR4 family protein yields the protein MTHDEVEAILSQVLDKEWEVFEPPSRRDWEALEYKFNCKFSEDFKIFITLMSKYVLPGILNVSTGENNGNDLIEFVYDYEIKNGKWDANFIPFLEVGNGDYFCLSAKESPKSPVYYYYNDDSDFEEYNKTIEEWVKNLPQFLNG from the coding sequence ATGACTCATGATGAAGTGGAGGCTATTTTATCACAAGTGTTGGACAAAGAATGGGAGGTCTTTGAACCCCCTTCTAGACGGGATTGGGAGGCACTAGAATATAAATTTAACTGTAAATTTAGTGAGGACTTTAAAATATTTATTACATTAATGTCTAAATATGTGCTTCCGGGAATTTTAAATGTATCAACTGGAGAAAACAATGGCAATGATTTAATAGAATTTGTTTATGATTATGAGATTAAGAATGGTAAGTGGGATGCAAATTTTATTCCATTCCTAGAAGTAGGTAATGGTGATTATTTTTGTCTTAGTGCCAAAGAAAGTCCGAAGTCACCAGTATATTATTACTATAATGACGATTCTGATTTTGAAGAATATAATAAAACCATTGAAGAATGGGTAAAAAATCTACCTCAGTTTCTTAATGGATAA
- a CDS encoding RHS repeat-associated core domain-containing protein, producing the protein MQRIQRPGNRWTAYQYDALGNIIRSDYYDGAWETFSYDKNGALQETENEHVNVKLERDPSGQVIKEWRNDHWIASSYDELGNRSQITSSLGAKIDVARNELGNVLQMTASRSEQAQWTASIQYNELGQEIERILPGDVISKWQYDITGRPTHHRVSSQSRDTRRHAYNWDVNHQLRSMVNELTGVKVTYGYDEFSNLVWANQDSRQFDFLYRSVDDVGNLYEAKDKKDRVYGAGSRLLETKDAKFSYDEEGNLVEKIEHNGDTWKYEYYGNGMLSKVIRPDLTEVTFKYDTLGRRIEKCSESKATHFVWDGNTILHEYLSQDNSVENASQTDDLDSLVTWVFNDGFVPSAKITNKGSYSIISDYLGTPVEAYDEQGHKVWSAELDVYGRVKEFTGEKDFIPFRYQGQYEDVEIGLYYNRFRYYDPVQGNYTQVDPIGLAGGNPTLYGYVSDPNTWLDPFGLSCGKTNRGTSNRSYDSTKPLSPSNYPNPDPAMSVPPVRYEPKTIEEVIRMRRGDGPTTKKTHGDRNIEAHHRNQIPISEGGVFDELEEYTHRRGGNHTRHRQKSKLTPSQRRKEISDHYKKRGNEYILPGEGI; encoded by the coding sequence GTGCAACGGATTCAACGACCAGGGAATCGTTGGACAGCGTATCAATACGATGCGCTAGGAAATATTATTCGCTCTGACTACTATGATGGTGCGTGGGAAACATTTAGCTATGACAAAAACGGCGCATTACAAGAAACGGAAAATGAGCATGTAAACGTTAAGCTAGAACGAGACCCATCTGGACAAGTCATCAAAGAATGGCGAAACGACCATTGGATTGCCAGTAGCTATGACGAGTTAGGAAATCGTTCACAGATAACAAGTAGCCTCGGTGCCAAAATCGATGTGGCTCGTAATGAACTAGGCAATGTCTTACAAATGACGGCGTCTCGCTCCGAGCAAGCCCAGTGGACAGCCTCGATACAGTACAATGAACTTGGTCAAGAGATTGAGCGAATCCTACCAGGGGATGTTATTAGTAAATGGCAATATGATATAACAGGTAGACCAACACATCATAGAGTAAGTAGCCAAAGCCGAGATACGCGAAGACATGCCTACAATTGGGACGTCAATCATCAATTACGCAGTATGGTCAACGAGCTAACAGGTGTAAAAGTGACATACGGCTATGATGAATTTAGTAACCTCGTGTGGGCCAATCAAGACAGTCGCCAATTTGATTTCTTATACCGTAGTGTCGATGATGTCGGCAATTTATATGAAGCAAAAGATAAAAAAGACCGTGTTTACGGCGCTGGCAGTAGATTACTAGAAACAAAAGATGCCAAATTCTCCTATGACGAAGAAGGAAATCTCGTAGAGAAAATCGAACATAATGGAGATACATGGAAGTACGAATACTATGGCAATGGCATGTTGTCAAAAGTCATCCGTCCAGATCTCACAGAAGTTACGTTCAAGTATGACACACTAGGTAGACGGATAGAGAAGTGTTCGGAAAGTAAGGCTACTCATTTTGTGTGGGATGGCAATACGATTTTGCATGAGTATTTGTCACAGGATAATTCAGTGGAGAATGCCTCACAGACAGATGACTTAGACAGTCTCGTTACATGGGTATTCAATGATGGCTTTGTCCCTTCAGCGAAAATCACGAATAAAGGTAGCTACAGTATTATTAGTGATTATCTAGGAACGCCTGTCGAAGCCTATGATGAACAAGGTCATAAGGTTTGGTCGGCTGAGCTTGATGTGTATGGACGAGTAAAAGAGTTTACAGGTGAGAAGGATTTCATTCCGTTTAGGTATCAAGGGCAGTATGAAGATGTAGAAATTGGCTTGTATTATAACCGATTCCGATACTATGACCCTGTGCAAGGGAATTATACGCAAGTTGACCCGATTGGGCTTGCGGGTGGGAATCCGACATTATATGGTTATGTGAGTGATCCAAATACGTGGCTTGATCCATTTGGTTTAAGCTGTGGTAAAACAAATCGAGGAACGAGTAATAGGAGTTATGATTCTACTAAACCGCTAAGTCCTTCGAATTATCCAAATCCTGACCCTGCTATGTCTGTTCCACCTGTTCGTTACGAACCCAAAACAATTGAAGAAGTAATAAGGATGCGGCGTGGAGATGGACCAACTACTAAAAAGACACATGGAGATAGAAATATAGAGGCACACCATAGGAACCAAATCCCCATTTCAGAAGGTGGCGTATTTGATGAATTAGAAGAATATACTCATCGACGTGGTGGTAATCACACTAGACATAGACAGAAGTCAAAACTAACACCAAGCCAAAGGAGAAAAGAAATAAGTGACCACTATAAAAAACGAGGAAATGAATATATACTACCAGGTGAGGGTATATAA
- a CDS encoding RHS repeat-associated core domain-containing protein, translated as MVNELTGVKVTYGYDEFSNLVWANQDSRQFDFLYRSVDDVGNLYETKDKKDRVYGAGSRLLETKDAKFSYDEEGNLVEKVEHNGDTWKYEYYGNGMMAKVIKPDNTEVTFKYDALGRRIEKCSEGRATHFVWDGNTILHEYFSQDNSVENASQTDDLDSLVTWVFNDGFVPSAKITSEGNYSIISDYLGTPVEAYDEQGHKVWSAELDVYGRVKEFTGEKDFIPFRYQGQYEDLEIGLYYNRFRYYDPEQGNYTQVDPIGLAGGNPTLYGYVNNPNLYLDIFGLDVTITLIYKDWMPKNEFLRKAQTLQKLGEEGLLYKVAKVSRDRNVTKAFRQDMIKRIWAQYGNSNRAFADKLIDRVAHKMQPDHVWELQLGGPDSKSNLRFLESKTNWDIGTQQIRPQIRNLEAGTKIKVNIKCPS; from the coding sequence ATGGTCAACGAGCTAACGGGTGTAAAAGTGACGTATGGTTACGACGAATTTAGTAACCTCGTATGGGCCAATCAAGATAGTCGTCAATTTGATTTCTTATACCGTAGTGTCGATGATGTCGGCAATTTATATGAAACAAAAGATAAAAAAGACCGTGTTTATGGCGCTGGCAGTAGACTATTAGAAACAAAAGATGCCAAATTCTCCTATGATGAAGAAGGAAATCTCGTAGAGAAAGTCGAACATAATGGAGATACATGGAAGTACGAATACTATGGCAATGGCATGATGGCTAAGGTCATAAAGCCAGATAATACTGAGGTTACTTTCAAGTATGACGCACTAGGTAGGCGGATAGAGAAGTGTTCGGAAGGTAGAGCTACTCATTTTGTATGGGATGGCAATACGATTTTACATGAGTATTTCTCGCAGGATAATTCGGTGGAGAATGCCTCGCAGACAGATGACTTAGACAGTCTCGTTACATGGGTATTCAATGATGGCTTTGTCCCTTCAGCTAAGATAACGAGTGAAGGCAACTACAGCATTATTAGTGATTATCTAGGAACGCCTGTCGAAGCTTATGATGAACAAGGTCATAAGGTTTGGTCGGCTGAGCTTGATGTGTATGGGCGAGTGAAGGAATTTACGGGTGAGAAAGATTTCATCCCATTTAGGTATCAAGGGCAGTATGAAGATTTAGAGATTGGCTTGTATTATAACCGATTCCGATACTACGACCCAGAGCAAGGGAATTATACGCAAGTTGACCCGATTGGACTGGCTGGTGGGAATCCTACGTTGTATGGGTATGTAAATAATCCTAATTTATATTTGGATATTTTTGGGCTAGATGTAACAATCACTCTAATTTATAAAGACTGGATGCCAAAAAATGAGTTTCTCAGAAAAGCTCAAACACTTCAAAAACTTGGGGAAGAAGGTCTTTTATATAAAGTTGCAAAAGTATCGAGGGATAGAAATGTAACTAAAGCATTTAGACAAGATATGATTAAAAGAATATGGGCACAGTATGGAAATAGCAATCGTGCATTTGCCGATAAGTTAATAGATAGGGTTGCACACAAGATGCAACCAGATCATGTTTGGGAATTGCAACTTGGTGGACCAGATTCAAAATCTAACTTAAGATTTTTAGAAAGCAAAACTAACTGGGATATAGGGACTCAACAAATACGTCCTCAAATCAGAAATTTAGAAGCTGGTACAAAAATAAAAGTAAATATTAAATGCCCATCATAA
- a CDS encoding Imm43 family immunity protein, which produces MKNYMIINDKLTTPIFLDGVIHEHFDETMYHEGMGYSWNRHFFNKDDFPKELWLITTSKIEFDYYESFLGHIVEEQLLNLILDSKSLNEYVIAKLNIVNTKGKSKVKKNKNYYFIKYFDGISLVDYEKSEFTSREVPKNKNFKSEGVFVEKYQKIVFKNTDFDVYRLKDLRLSTFLFCSDKFMQRCIQLKLIGLKFVELNEVVAHINSR; this is translated from the coding sequence ATGAAAAATTATATGATAATAAACGACAAACTCACGACTCCTATTTTCTTAGATGGCGTAATACATGAACATTTTGATGAAACAATGTATCACGAAGGAATGGGATATAGTTGGAATCGTCATTTTTTTAACAAAGATGATTTTCCTAAAGAGTTGTGGTTGATTACAACAAGCAAGATTGAATTTGACTATTATGAAAGTTTTTTAGGTCATATAGTTGAAGAACAGCTATTAAATCTAATATTAGATTCAAAGTCATTAAATGAATATGTGATAGCGAAACTAAATATAGTTAATACAAAGGGTAAGTCAAAGGTAAAGAAAAATAAAAACTATTATTTTATTAAATATTTTGATGGTATTTCTTTAGTGGATTATGAAAAATCAGAATTTACTTCTAGAGAAGTACCTAAAAATAAGAATTTTAAATCCGAAGGGGTCTTTGTTGAAAAATATCAAAAAATTGTTTTTAAAAATACTGATTTTGATGTATATCGGTTAAAGGATTTAAGGTTAAGTACATTCTTATTTTGTTCAGATAAATTTATGCAAAGATGCATACAACTAAAATTAATAGGTTTAAAATTTGTTGAATTAAATGAAGTAGTAGCACATATTAACTCTCGCTAA